GTGCCAGGCTTACGAGTGGAAACCGGTCAGCTCATGGAAGACCTGATCGGCGACCTGACCGCCGTTCCACAACCCATAGAAATCAAGATCTTTGGCAATCACCCCCGAGAATTGGAACCCATTGCGCGGCAGATCACCCGGACGATCAAGGGGGTTCCCGGGGTCACCGAGGCCTTTGACGGCATTACCATTGCCGGGGATGCCATCGACATCCACGTCGATCCCCTGCGTGCACGGGCCATTGCGGGTATGACACCCGCCGAAGTCACCCAACAGCTGCGCACCCTGCTGCAGGGGCAGGTAGTCACCCAAATTCCGCACGGCGAGGAAATGATCGGTGTGCGTCTGCGCGCCCCGCAAGACCTCTCCCAGCGGATCGATCAGCTGCGCCACCTGCCGCTGATTGCGCCCAGCGGGCAGACCTTTTTTCTCGATCAGGTGGCCACGATCTCCATCCAAGCAGGCCAGGCGGAGCTGGATGCGGAAAATCTGCAACCGATGATCGCCGTTACCGCGCGCATCGATAACGGCTACGCCATGGGTACGGTCCTCGCGCAAATTCAGCAACATCTCTCCAAACTCCCACTACCACACGGGGTATACCTGGAATACGGCGGTCTCTATCAGGAACAGCAGCAGGCCATGCATGATCTGGCCTTGGTACTGCTGGCAGCAATTTTGCTCGTTGCGGCGCTGCTCCTCTTTCTCTACGAAAACTTTGCTATCGTGTTCAGTATCCTGATTACCGCGCTGCTGGCCCTGGGGGCGGTATTCGTCGGTTTGTGGCTGACGGGTACCGAGCGCAATCTCACCGCCATGATCGGTATGACCATGATCGTCGGCATCGTCACCGAGACGGCGATCTTCTACTTTGCAGAGCTGCGCAACCATCATCCGGAAGAACTCGTGCGGGCTGGCGCCGCACGCCTACGCCCGGTCCTCATGACCGCCATCATCGCCATTCTCGCCCTGCTACCCCTGGCCCTGGGGATTGGCGCTGGCGCACAAATGCAGGCTCCGCTGGCCGTCGCCATCATCTCCGGCCTACTCGCCGAAATTCCCTTGGTGCTCTTGGTGATGCCGGGAATCTATGCCACCCTGCAGAGGATTCTACCGCGGCGTAACTCCCGGAGTTATGAATGACGATCGATAGATGAATACCAATTGGCTGGAGCAGTTTCCAGACCTTCACGCTTTGCCGCAGACGAAGAATGGCGGGGCGCGCCGTCGATCTGCGGTCTGATGAAAGCGCTTTATTCTCAGCAGCACAAGGAGTTCACCAATGACTACCGCAACTACTGCAGCACCCACGATTGCCGAGTATTCTCCGCAACAACGCGCCTTCGCTGTGGTGCGCATCCTTTTTGGATGCGTCTGGCTGATCAACGCCGCCCTGCAGCTCAGTCCCGCATACCGTGCGCATTTTTTGGATACCTTCAGTGCTGACTGGGTCAGCGGGCAATCCGCTTGGGTTATGGCCTACGGACATTGGATGGCATCCGTGGTTGCCAGTATTGGCCCGAACCTGGTCGCCTGGATCACCATCGTGCTCGACGCAATTCTGGCCGTCAGCCTGATCACCGGACTGTTGCTACCCTTCCTGGCTTACGTCGGGGTGTTCTACAACCTCTGGCTGTGGAGCACCGTCGGCGGCTTTGGCGGCCCCTACACCCAAGGCGCCACAGATCCGGGCACTGCCATCATCTATGCGCTGGTTTTTGTGTTTGTCATCGCCAGTCGCTCCTGGGACTGCTGGAGTCTGTCTGGCACACGCCCTGGGCGTCTTTCCCCGGCAGCCATGCACACCGCACGCATACTTTTTGGTCTGCTCTGGGCCTTCGATGCCTTCTGGAAGTGGCAGCCATTTTTCCTGCACAACGCCGTCAGCTACCTGCAGCAGGCCCTTCCCGGTGAGCCGGCATGGATTGCCGCTTATATCACCTTTTTCATCCATATCATCAACGCCGTGGGTCCTTTTCTCTTCGGCGTTTTCGCCGCGCTGGTGGAAAGCGTGATCGCCCTATTTCTGTTGGTGGGTGGCAAGCAGCTGCGCTGGATCATTCCCGTCGGCATCGCCTACAGCTTTGGCGTCTGGACCACCGCCGAGGGTTGGGGTGCACCCTATGCGCCGGGAAGCACTGCCAACAAAGGCGATGTCCTTGGCACCACCAACATCTATATCTTCGCGTTTTTGTTTCTGGCGGCGTGGGTCTATTTCCGGCCACATAAGCCTAACCGATGAACGGCGCGGAAGGCTGATACCGATATCGGTGGAGTTGCAAACAGACTGACCGGTCGGTACCATTCTCTGCAGTTGATCCAGCTGAGGAGCAAGTATGACGGACCTATTCTCTCCCCTGACGTTGGGCGCCATCGAACTTGACAATCGAATATGGATGGCTCCCCTCACTCGCTGCCGTGCCGAAGGCGAACACGTGCCCACACCGCTCATGGCCGAATACTATGCCCAACGGGCGAGCGCTGGCCTGATCATCGCCGAAGCGACCATGATTTTGCCCGGGAATTCGGCGTTCTGGCACGAACCGGGCATCTATTCCGCTGAGCAGATCGCCGGCTGGCGCAAAGTGACCGATGCCGTGCACCAGGCCGGTGGAAAAATTGCCTTGCAAATCTGGCATGGTGGGCGTGCCTGCCATCCCGATCTCAACCATGGCGCGATCCCGGTAGCACCGAGTGCCATCGCCATTGCCAATGAAGAGGTCTACACGCCCAAGGGGAAACAGGGCTATACCCTGCCACGCGCGCTATCGGACGACGAAATCCCAGCCATCATCGCAGGCTTTGCGCAGGCGGCCCGCAATGCCAGAACGGCCGGATTCGACATGGTCGAAGTCCATGCGGCCAACGGCTACCTGATCGATGAATTCCTGCGCGACGGGAGCAACCATCGTGAGGGGCCTTACGGGGGCAGTCGGGAAAACCGCGCCCGCTTCCTTTTCGAGGTTCTGGACGCTGTAAGTACAGCCATAGGGGCGAACCGCGTCGGCGTGCGTCTGTCACCACTCAACAGTTTCAATGACATGAAGGATAGCGATCCTGTGGGACTCTCTGCCTGGCTGGCGACTTCCCTCAATGAACGGAACCTCGCCTATCTCCACCTCATGCGTGCCGATTTTTACGGGAAGCAGACGGGCGATGTGCTGACTCCTGTGCGTCAACACTATCGCGGCACGCTCGTGGTCAACATGGGATATACTCCAGAGGAGGCACAGAGGACCATAGCCGAGGGCAAAGCGGACGCCGTGGCTTTCGGCACTGCCTTTCTCGCCAATCCCGATTTACCCGCGCGTATTCGCCGCGGCGCCCCGCTCAACCAGCCCAACCCCAACACCTTTTATACCCCAGGACCGGAAGGCTACACCGATTATCCAACCCTGGCCGGCTGAATCAGCGGGGACTTTCTGCGGCCAACAATCGCTGTAGCTGCGCGATGCTGCCCCGCGGCAAGGGTTTCCCATCGCGCGCCGAAGCCGGGCTGCGGCGGTCTTCGTCCAGAGCGAAGACCACCAGGCGCAGGGGCACACCTTCAAGCTCCAACAAAAAAGTGGGGTAATCCACGGCGCTGGCGTCGCCAAAGCGCAGGCGCTGCCAACCCTCTTCGTAGTCGACTTGGGCATCGAGAAGGAAAAACACCACACTTTCCGGGGCATCGGCAAACAGATGCAGGGTAATTTTGCTATTCTCCGTCGCATCCCCCTCCCAGACCGGTCCCACCAGGCGCGGTTGAAACGCCTGCAGCCACTCCATCGCATGCAGGGCGATTTCCCGCAAATGGCGCAAGACCTGGGGCTGGGTGTCCGCATGGAAGAGCTGCAATCGCGCCTGCAGCTCACTGTGGATCTCGATGTTGCTCGGCCAGTGTTGCTGGGCATGGACGCCCAGCCGGCGTGCGGCCTTCTCCTTGGCGCTGCGAAAATCGCCCACGGCTTCGTCCACCATGATGCGAGCCGCCTCCACTGCCAATAACTGACGCAAGCGTTGTGGGGACTTAGCCATTTTTCGACTCCGTCGTTGTCCGGGAGGGCCCTAGGGGATAAGATAACGCAGACGCGAGGATGGCGGAATTGGTAGACGCACTGGATTTAGGTTCCAGCGCCGCAAGGCGTGGGAGTTCGAGTCTCCCTCTTCGCACCACATTGATGATCGAGGGACGCAGCGAGAATGTCAGCAGAAGCGCAGGAAATCGACGACAGCCCTTATTGCTGTTGCTCGGCGGCCACTTTTCAGGAAATCCTCGAGCGCCAGCGCGCCCAACCCCTACCCTTCATGGAACTGCTGATGGTGCATGCGGGCTGTGGTTCCGGCTGTGGTAGCTGCATCGAAGAGCTGGAGCAGTACCTGCGGGCGCACGACGCCTACATCGAAGATTGACGTTCTCCTGCCGCTTTCGCCCTCCATTCTGGCTCCCCAACGGCGATTTCGAAACCATCTGGGCGCCGTTTTTTTCCCGCAGGGCGTCTATACCCCTGCGTCGCGAAATCTGGACGACACCAGATCAAGATCGCATTGCCGTCGACTGGGTGGATGGCCAGGGCGACAGCCCGGTGCTGGTCCTCTTTCACGGCCTCGGCAGTAGCAGTCGAGGACACTATGCCCTGTCCATCGGTGCCGCGTTGCAGCGCTTCGGCTGGACGGGCTGTTTCATCAATTTTCGGGGTTGCGGCGGCATCGATAATCTCCTCCCACGCGCCTATCACGCCGGTGATAGCGCGGAAATTGCTTGGATCGTCGAGCGGCTGCAGGCGTTGCAGCGCCCGCTTTACGCCGTCGGCGTGTCTCTCGGCGGCAATGCCCTGCTCAAATATCTCGGTGCCGGACACCCTCAGCGCCTGACGGCGGCGGCTGCAGTCTGTGCCCCGGTCGATCTGGTGGCCACGGCCGCCCATATCGCTGCTCACCCCCTCTATGAGCAGTATTTTGTCCGCACCCTGAAACGACAGATGGGACGCTATGCCCAGCGATTTCCCGACCTGGTGGATTGGCAGGCCGTGCACCGCAGCAAGAGTCTACGGGCATTTGACGATGCCTTCACCGCGCCGGTCCATGGCTTTCGCGATGCCATGAGCTACTGGCAGCAGGGCTCTGCCGGACCGGGTCTTGCACAGGTACGCACGCGCACGCTGTTGATCAATAGTCGCAATGATCCTATCGTACCTCTGGATGCCGTTGCGAAATGGCCACGCAGTCCTGCCGTGCATCGCTGTTTCACCCAGCGCGGTGGCCATGTTGCCTACGTGCAAGGCAGATTTCCCGGAGATACCGACTGGCTTCCGGAGCAAATCCTGCGTTTTTTTCAGGGAGAGAATCCAGATGCAGAAGCATAGTCATGTCATCGCGCCGCGTTTGCGCATACTGCTGGCCGAGGCCATCGCCATTGGTCCCGGCAAGGCCGAACTTTTGCACCGCATCGAGGAAAAGGGCTCGATCTCGGCTGCGGCACGCGCCATGAACATGAGCTATCGCCGCGCCTGGCTACTGGTCGACACCATGAATCGCTCCTTCGTTGCTCCCCTGGTGGGTACGGCAACGGGCGGCACGCGCGGTGGCGGCGCCTTTCTCACCGATCTGGGCAAAGCAGTCCTGGCCCACTATGAGGCAATGGAAAAGAAGGCCAGTGAGGTGTTGCGAGAGGACATTGATCAGTTCCGCCAGTGGTTGCGCCCCGACGGCCCCCTTCCCCCAAGCCACGGAACCCCCGAGTGAAAGACCTGCTCCGCGAAATTCTCTGCAGTCGGGTCTACGACGTCGCCCGTGAGACGCCACTCGAAGCTGCGCCCAAAATGAGCGCCCGCCTCGGGCGGGAGGTCCTATTCAAACGCGAAGATCTGCAGCCGGTATTCAGCTTCAAACTACGCGGGGCCTACAACCGGATTGCACAGTTGTCCAACGAGGAACGCCAGCGGGGCGTAATTGCGGCGAGTGCCGGCAATCATGCCCAGGGGGTCGCCCGCAGCGCCCAGTTCCTCGGCATTCGCGCTTGCATCGTCATGCCGCGCACCACCCCGGAGATCAAGGTCCGCGCCGTGCAGACCCTGGGTGCTGAGGTCATTCTGCACGGCGACAGCTATTCCGACGCGCAGGCCTACTGTCAGCAGCTCATCGTCGAAACCGGCATGGTCTTCATCCACCCCTTCGACGACCCCCTGGTGATTGCCGGTCAGGGTACCGTCGGGGCGGAACTGCTCCGTCAACGCGGAAATGCCCTCGATGCGGTATTCGTACCCGTGGGGGGTGGCGGTCTGATCGCTGGCGTGGCCGCTTACCTGAAAAGTATCGTGCCGGAGATCCGCATCATCGGTGTCGAACCCTTCGAGGCCGACGCCATGTATCGGTCCCTGCAGGCTGGCGAGCGGATTGAATTGGAACAGGTCGGGATCTTCGCCGATGGTGTCGCCGTGCGCAAGGTAGGCGAACATACCTTCGCCCTTTGCCGTCAGTACGTCGATCAGATCGTGCGCGTCAGCAATGACGAAATCTGCGCCGCCATCAAAGATGTCTTCGACGAGACCCGTACGGTGATGGAGCCGGCCGGCGCCCTGGCGGTTGCCGGACTGAAGCGTCTGGCGCTAGAAGGACCCGCACCGGCCGGGCGGGGGGCGTGGGTGGCCATCCTCTCCGGCGCAAACATGAACTTCGACCGACTGCGTTTCATCGCCGAGCGCGCCGAAATCGGGGAAGCGCGCGAAGCCCTCTTTGCCGTTACCATTCCCGAACGTCCCGGGGCCTTCCAGGCCTTCTGTGCTGCCATTGGCGGACAGCGCGTCATCACCGAATTCAACTACCGCTTGCATCATCGCGACGAGGCGCAGATCTTTGTCGGCGTTGCCGTACGCGACCGCAGCGACGCCGAGACCCTGCTGCAGGGATTGCGCGATACGGGACATACCGCGCTGGACCTCAGCGACGACGAGATGGCCAAGCTACACATTCGTCATATGGTTGGCGGCCACGCGGTGCAGGCCCGTAACGAGCGCATTTTTCGTTTTGAATTTCCCGAGCGCCCCGGCGCCCTCATGGAATTTCTCGACAAGGTCGGCGGGCGCTGGAACATCAGCCTGTTCCATTACCGCAACAATGGCGTCGATTTCGACCGCGTACTGGCAGGATTTGAAGTGCCGATCGAAGATTCCGCAGCCTTCCGGGAAATGCTCGATCGTCTCGGCCTGCCCTACGCCGAAGAGACCAACAATCCCGCCTATCGATTCTTTCTCGGACAGGGCGGAGAACAGACCCCGCGTCTACGCCTCGCGGGCGAACATCAGCCGTAGCGACTCGCCAATTCCACTAGCCAGGCCCAACCAACGCTTGGCGAGGTCCGGATCAAGATGGTCGAGCATCGTCTCCTGAAAGAGCTGTAACCAGTCGTCTACCAAGGCATTGGTCACCCCGACAGGAGCGTGCTTATCGCCCAGGGCATAGCGAAAATCCTGGTAGGGCAAGCCCCCCATCACCGTCCACCAGTAATGCGTGAGACGTTCCTTATGCAGGGTCCAGTCGCCAACAATGGCGAAGGGCTCCGCCAGAGTGGGATGGTGCTGAATACGGTTGTAGAAATCGTCCACCACGGCGCGAATGGTCGGCAGACCGATTTTTTGGCAGAGCGGTTCGAGCTTGCGCTTAGCAGGCAGAACCGGCAATTCGTCAGCCATAGCGGCCTCCTCTCTGTATCCGAAGGGTGCCATGATACGCCGCCGAAGAACGGCAACCAACTCCTATCCCTGTAGCAGCATTTGCGTATAGCGCCGTACCCACGACTGCGCCTCCCGCAAGCGGTAGGTCATGATCCAGGACGGATGCGGCAGGTGAGAGACCCGCACGCTCCCATCTGGAAAAAGCCGTTGCACCGCGGCCTCCACCTCTCGCCCCAAGGCAATGATACGTTTCGGCTGAATCTGCGCCATCTCGGCCAAAAATCGCGCCTCAACCACCCGCTGCGCGGCTACTGGAAGCTCTGGATAATTGCAGTTTTTTCCGTCGCGCAGAAAGCCCACCGCGGCAACATTGCTGACATAGAACGCACGGTAGAACTTCCCAACGCCTATGTTCTGTACCACCCGATGGAAGAAGTTGGCCGAGGGCTCGGTATCGTTGCGCGGCAAAGGCGTATCTGGCAACAAATTTGCCAGACTGCGGAAATCAAGGAAAGGGATACCCGTCAACCCGGCCCCCAAACGCCCGGGATTGAGGCCCAGGATCACCGTCTGGGGTAAGGGCTCGGGAAGGTACTGGTGGATAAACTGCTCGGCATAGGGTCGATACTCCAAAAAATCCTGCAGGATCGTGATGCCGTATTCCTGCAACAGATCGCTGAATGCCTCATCCTGCAAATATTGGTCTTGGGCGGAAAAAAGAGGGTTCTGCATCGGGAACACGCCTTTGTTGATCAGCCGATCATAATCCTACATTGGCATTCCCAGGGCAATCGCCAGCAGCGAACCCTCCAGTCCAATCCCCTCGGCGCGGCGTAGGTCGGCGTTCGCTCAGAACGGGGCCGACACGCCGCCCCATACGCTATTTTTTCTGCATCTCCTTCGCCATATCGGCCACCTTCATGAGCAAGGTGGAATCCGGGGTTTGGGGCAAATGTGGGAGTGTCACTTGCGGAAATTTGCCGGTCAAACCGTTCAAGAAGGCCACGATCTGCTTGGTCTGGGTATCCGTCAGAGTTTTGCCCAATTCGCAGGCGGCCATGACTCGGACAGCTTCTTGCAGACTGGGGACCGTGCCGTAGTTGAAATAGGGTGCAGTAAGGGCAACGTTACGCAAGCCCGGCACTCGGAACCGTTCCTTATCGGCGTCCTTATGTGTCACGTTGTACCGTCCCAGATCACCATGCAGGTGATATTTCTGCACATATTTCGCACAGGCGGCATTCTGCGGCTGAGCCGGAAACTTTTGGTAGAAACCCTGTCCCATGGGAAGCCCCGGGTTGTCGAACATAGGTCCTGCGTGGCAGGTGCCGCAGCCCACCGAGTTGAATAACTTCAGTCCCTCTTGAGCCGTCACGTGTAGCGCCTTTTTGTCGCCGTTCACAAAGCGATCATAGGGGCTATCCGGAGTCACGAGTGTACGCTCAAAACTGGCGATCGCCTCGGCCGCATGGTCAAAGGTGATCGGTTCCTTGCCACCAAAAACCTGCGCGAATTGCGCATGATACCCCGGAATCTTGCGCAAGACGTCGACCACCGCTTGCGCGTTTGGCATACCCATCTCCACCGGATTGAGAATGGGTCCTTTCGCCTGCTCCTCCAAACTGCTGGCCCGCCCATCCCAAAACTGGACCGTATTGAAGGCGGCGTTATATACCGTAGGCGTGTTACGCGGGACATCGACACGTCCGAATACGCCAAAGGACAAAGGAAGATTATCGCTGCCGTTACTTTGCACCATGTGGCAGCTGTTGCAGGACACGGTTCCAGAAAGAGAAATTCGGGGATCGAAATACAGCTGCTTGCCAAGCTCTATTTTGGCAGGAGTCATGGGGTTGTTGGCAGGGACTGGCACCGTGGCGGGAAACGCCCCGTCGGCGATCGCTAGGGGCGCAGCCAAAAGACCGGCACCAGCGAAAAGTAACGTCTGCCAGCTTCGCCATGAAGTCCGGATAAAGAAATAGGTATCCATAAAAACGCTCCCTTTTGAGATTTTAGGACTTCAGTATAGAAATTCGTGACATCACCCACAAGCGGCAGTTCCGCCTTACCTCACTGGGCATCTTTGGAACGATGGTGCTACCCTTAGGGTAATCGGCTGAGTCGGAGAAAAAATGCGCAGCAATGTTCTGGGAGAGGACTTGGCGTCCTGCAGCGAAAATCCCCGCACCGGTTTCCGTCGCGACGGCTTTTGCAGCGGTGGCCCAAATGATCTGGGCTCGCATACGGTTTGTGCGGTCATGACTGAAGCCTTTCTACGCTATACCTTGGAACGCGGCAACGACCTCATCACCCCGCATCCGGAGTGGGACTTTCCCGGCCTGCGTCCCGGAGATCGCTGGTGCCTCTGTGCTGCGCGCTGGGAGGAGGCGCGCCAGGCAGGCGTGGCGCCGCCGGTCATTCTTGCCGCCTGTGACAAGCTCTGTCTGGAAGTCATTCACCGCGAGGATCTTTTCGCCCACGCGTTCCAGTAAGTCTGCTCCCGGCCAGCCGCAGGCACGCCAGCAATCTGCCCACTTGATTCTCCTTCCTTTCCTTCTACAATGTTCATGTGCTGGTCATGAACAGACAGGAGTAGACCATGGCAACTGCAAGCGAACGTATCCCGGTCCTGGTTACCCCGCAGGAAAAGGCTCTGATTTCCAAGATGGCCCACGATGCCCACATGTCGATGGGAGAGCTCCTCCGCCGGGCCGCCGCCTCTTTCCGTCCGCACGAAGAGGATGAGATTTTGGAGGGGATGATTGGCCAGATACGGAAGACCACTGCCCAGGCCAACGCCGCCGTCGATGAGGCATTAGCCTTTGTCGAGGCCTCCGAACAGCGGATCGCCGCCATGGAATCCGAACGAGTCCGCTGATGGCGATTGCCGACAAGATGTGGGATGCCCTGAGCACCGTCATCAAGATGAATGACCGGGTGGAGAGTTTGGCTGGCACGGTCAAAAAGCAACAGGAAAAAATCGAGAATCTCACCGAACGGGTTATTCGCCTGGAAACGGCCTTGGCAATCGCCTTATCGAACCCGTCGCGCCCCCGCAGCGTATCCCGTCTGAAACACGAGGAGTGATAAGGTCGCCAAAACGGAGCCTTCTTTCGGGGATGTCGGCAACCCTATGTCAGACCGAAGGATACGGGCCATGCAAAAAATCGAAAGAATGTCCCGGGCAGGTACCAAGTGGGTTTGGCGGAGAGGGTGGGATTCGAACCCACGGTACCCTTTTGGAGTACACAGCATTTCCAGTGCTGCACCTTCGGCCGCTCGGTCACCTCTCCGTAGGGGCAGGAGTGTAGCCTAGTTGCCAGGTACAAGCAATCAAGGTCAGAAAGCCAGGATCTCGCGCTTCTGGCCCTTGGGCAGACTGCCAATGATGCTTTGAATGCGTGTCAGGATTCCAGAACGGTCGTTGGTGAAACGAATGCCGATGGCCGGCGGGTGACCTTCACGATTTTCCTTCGGCATGACCCAGATCACCTTGCCTTGCAGTGGGGTACGCTGGCCATTATCGGGCAACGTGATCATCAGTAGCACGTCAGTCCCCATGGGCAGCAGGTTTTGGGTCTCAACCAATATCCCTCCACCCCGTACCTGCGGCAAAAAATAGCGCTGGACTGACTCGGCGTCGCGCAGCACCACCGAAAGCGCACGGGCATTGGAATCCAAGGTACTCATTCTTCTCTTTCTCCCCAAAACCAGCGCCAGAGCAGGCGCTCAAGACGCATTGGCATCTGCAGATTCTGGCGCAGATCGACGACGAGACGCAACCAAGCCTGACACTCTTGCCACAACTGTGCTGGCGACCAACTTGCCGCCCGCGTCGACAGCGCTCGCGCCCCCAAAGGGGCTTCCAGACCTAGTTGTAGTCGAAAAATTTGCGCATACAATCCCAACATCAAGTCTCGCAGCAATAAGACCCGTTCTTCATCCTTGCTCCACTGCTCCACCAGTGCCCATAACAACTCGAGTCGCGGTGTATCGCTGAGCAATTGCGCCTGTGCCGCTTGCAGCTCGGGCCACAAGCCGCTATTGACGAGCTCC
This sequence is a window from Acidithiobacillus sp. AMEEHan. Protein-coding genes within it:
- a CDS encoding alpha/beta fold hydrolase, coding for MTFSCRFRPPFWLPNGDFETIWAPFFSRRASIPLRREIWTTPDQDRIAVDWVDGQGDSPVLVLFHGLGSSSRGHYALSIGAALQRFGWTGCFINFRGCGGIDNLLPRAYHAGDSAEIAWIVERLQALQRPLYAVGVSLGGNALLKYLGAGHPQRLTAAAAVCAPVDLVATAAHIAAHPLYEQYFVRTLKRQMGRYAQRFPDLVDWQAVHRSKSLRAFDDAFTAPVHGFRDAMSYWQQGSAGPGLAQVRTRTLLINSRNDPIVPLDAVAKWPRSPAVHRCFTQRGGHVAYVQGRFPGDTDWLPEQILRFFQGENPDAEA
- a CDS encoding alkene reductase (FMN-linked; catalyzes the formation of N-ethylsuccinimide from N-ethylmaleimide), coding for MTDLFSPLTLGAIELDNRIWMAPLTRCRAEGEHVPTPLMAEYYAQRASAGLIIAEATMILPGNSAFWHEPGIYSAEQIAGWRKVTDAVHQAGGKIALQIWHGGRACHPDLNHGAIPVAPSAIAIANEEVYTPKGKQGYTLPRALSDDEIPAIIAGFAQAARNARTAGFDMVEVHAANGYLIDEFLRDGSNHREGPYGGSRENRARFLFEVLDAVSTAIGANRVGVRLSPLNSFNDMKDSDPVGLSAWLATSLNERNLAYLHLMRADFYGKQTGDVLTPVRQHYRGTLVVNMGYTPEEAQRTIAEGKADAVAFGTAFLANPDLPARIRRGAPLNQPNPNTFYTPGPEGYTDYPTLAG
- the ilvA gene encoding threonine ammonia-lyase, biosynthetic; translation: MKDLLREILCSRVYDVARETPLEAAPKMSARLGREVLFKREDLQPVFSFKLRGAYNRIAQLSNEERQRGVIAASAGNHAQGVARSAQFLGIRACIVMPRTTPEIKVRAVQTLGAEVILHGDSYSDAQAYCQQLIVETGMVFIHPFDDPLVIAGQGTVGAELLRQRGNALDAVFVPVGGGGLIAGVAAYLKSIVPEIRIIGVEPFEADAMYRSLQAGERIELEQVGIFADGVAVRKVGEHTFALCRQYVDQIVRVSNDEICAAIKDVFDETRTVMEPAGALAVAGLKRLALEGPAPAGRGAWVAILSGANMNFDRLRFIAERAEIGEAREALFAVTIPERPGAFQAFCAAIGGQRVITEFNYRLHHRDEAQIFVGVAVRDRSDAETLLQGLRDTGHTALDLSDDEMAKLHIRHMVGGHAVQARNERIFRFEFPERPGALMEFLDKVGGRWNISLFHYRNNGVDFDRVLAGFEVPIEDSAAFREMLDRLGLPYAEETNNPAYRFFLGQGGEQTPRLRLAGEHQP
- a CDS encoding DUF2237 domain-containing protein: MRSNVLGEDLASCSENPRTGFRRDGFCSGGPNDLGSHTVCAVMTEAFLRYTLERGNDLITPHPEWDFPGLRPGDRWCLCAARWEEARQAGVAPPVILAACDKLCLEVIHREDLFAHAFQ
- a CDS encoding LysR family transcriptional regulator, translating into MQKHSHVIAPRLRILLAEAIAIGPGKAELLHRIEEKGSISAAARAMNMSYRRAWLLVDTMNRSFVAPLVGTATGGTRGGGAFLTDLGKAVLAHYEAMEKKASEVLREDIDQFRQWLRPDGPLPPSHGTPE
- a CDS encoding (2Fe-2S)-binding protein, whose amino-acid sequence is MSAEAQEIDDSPYCCCSAATFQEILERQRAQPLPFMELLMVHAGCGSGCGSCIEELEQYLRAHDAYIED
- a CDS encoding group III truncated hemoglobin, which encodes MADELPVLPAKRKLEPLCQKIGLPTIRAVVDDFYNRIQHHPTLAEPFAIVGDWTLHKERLTHYWWTVMGGLPYQDFRYALGDKHAPVGVTNALVDDWLQLFQETMLDHLDPDLAKRWLGLASGIGESLRLMFAREA
- a CDS encoding uracil-DNA glycosylase family protein → MQNPLFSAQDQYLQDEAFSDLLQEYGITILQDFLEYRPYAEQFIHQYLPEPLPQTVILGLNPGRLGAGLTGIPFLDFRSLANLLPDTPLPRNDTEPSANFFHRVVQNIGVGKFYRAFYVSNVAAVGFLRDGKNCNYPELPVAAQRVVEARFLAEMAQIQPKRIIALGREVEAAVQRLFPDGSVRVSHLPHPSWIMTYRLREAQSWVRRYTQMLLQG
- a CDS encoding cytochrome-c peroxidase; translation: MDTYFFIRTSWRSWQTLLFAGAGLLAAPLAIADGAFPATVPVPANNPMTPAKIELGKQLYFDPRISLSGTVSCNSCHMVQSNGSDNLPLSFGVFGRVDVPRNTPTVYNAAFNTVQFWDGRASSLEEQAKGPILNPVEMGMPNAQAVVDVLRKIPGYHAQFAQVFGGKEPITFDHAAEAIASFERTLVTPDSPYDRFVNGDKKALHVTAQEGLKLFNSVGCGTCHAGPMFDNPGLPMGQGFYQKFPAQPQNAACAKYVQKYHLHGDLGRYNVTHKDADKERFRVPGLRNVALTAPYFNYGTVPSLQEAVRVMAACELGKTLTDTQTKQIVAFLNGLTGKFPQVTLPHLPQTPDSTLLMKVADMAKEMQKK
- a CDS encoding nucleotidyltransferase, whose protein sequence is MAKSPQRLRQLLAVEAARIMVDEAVGDFRSAKEKAARRLGVHAQQHWPSNIEIHSELQARLQLFHADTQPQVLRHLREIALHAMEWLQAFQPRLVGPVWEGDATENSKITLHLFADAPESVVFFLLDAQVDYEEGWQRLRFGDASAVDYPTFLLELEGVPLRLVVFALDEDRRSPASARDGKPLPRGSIAQLQRLLAAESPR
- a CDS encoding PilZ domain-containing protein, producing MSTLDSNARALSVVLRDAESVQRYFLPQVRGGGILVETQNLLPMGTDVLLMITLPDNGQRTPLQGKVIWVMPKENREGHPPAIGIRFTNDRSGILTRIQSIIGSLPKGQKREILAF